The following proteins are co-located in the Hippoglossus stenolepis isolate QCI-W04-F060 chromosome 23, HSTE1.2, whole genome shotgun sequence genome:
- the LOC118102776 gene encoding LOW QUALITY PROTEIN: high mobility group protein B2 (The sequence of the model RefSeq protein was modified relative to this genomic sequence to represent the inferred CDS: inserted 2 bases in 2 codons), whose product MMRKDVNKPKGKTSAHXFFVQTCREEQRRKXRSSLSTFAEFSKKCSERWKGLTATDKKCFEDMAKADKVRYNREMSDYVPPKGYGRKGRKRKDPNAPKRPPSAFFVFCSEYRPSVKQQFPGLSIGDCAKKLGEMWSKLSQSEKQPYEEKAQKLREKYDRDMVAYRGGAYARNPGSSAQGGEEEEDDDGGSDDDGDGDDE is encoded by the exons ATGATGCGTAAAGACGTGAACAAGCCGAAGGGGAAGACGTCGGCGC GCTTCTTCGTTCAGACGTGTCGAGAGGAGCAGCGCAGAA ACCGGAGCAGTCTGTCAACCTTCGCTGAGTTCTCCAAGAAGTGTTCCGAGAGATGGAAG GGTCTGACTGCCACTGATAAGAAGTGTTTCGAGGACATGGCGAAGGCCGACAAGGTTCGTTACAACCGAGAGATGAGTGACTACGTCCCCCCCAAGGGCTACGGAAGGAAGGGCCGCaagaggaaagatcccaacgCACCTAAAAGACCCCC gtcggCCTTCTTCGTCTTCTGCAGCGAGTACCGTCCCAGTGTGAAGCAGCAGTTTCCAGGTCTGTCTATAGGCGACTGTGCCAAGAAACTGGGAGAGATGTGGAGCAAACTGTCGCAGTCTGAAAAACAACCGTACGAAGAGAAGGCTCAGAAACTACGAGAGAAATACGACCGG GACATGGTGGCGTACCGCGGCGGCGCGTACGCCAGGAACCCCGGCTCCTCAGctcagggaggagaggaagaggaggatgacgaTGGAGGCAGCGATGATGACGGGGACGGCGATGATGAGTAG